A genomic region of Venturia canescens isolate UGA chromosome 9, ASM1945775v1, whole genome shotgun sequence contains the following coding sequences:
- the east gene encoding uncharacterized protein east isoform X2, with translation MASREKRPLAPSKTKQKANNAESILGSAQNNRKRNQPSHKQQQQLAREILEVVAGGSEISPRLEASLPRKQVLRSLRRKQKLRNAKSNLINSKVTKKVPIKNIRRITVDVKKGVKLKRVKRLVEADRQVRKNDEDQEVVEKGREEEGKLEGEEEEDTENEAGTKKSNRKKATKGSGRVNEETESVASNDREIVVFENLVSASTRNSPKSGRKLKNEGLESPSKSSKTQKNLLSKRNASKERDTNVNKNSINPKSSGGSSTTSPETKNLKKSPISNSSVDLTIEEVVASMLSDTENEDCQVVGGKLTRSRKMLIDEKQLFTDVEIKKEVLESEETRSINEEDRPQTPHQDSQTSIQLRNRSGNSFGQRSLRNGKLRQLSDSGISLDTEVNKKRRWPNMDESSATLESGEMSVDNVSDVTIDAESSFSESSGHDNQSGGSLPSNKDETSPIKLDSPSDFDRVIDSSMELENNNNGERCDRIGGVEIGPILRSKTKAKSTEIEIKIEDPENDELRPLGGRSGNIGLPGQLESPRKSGSLDQLRKDNLSKITIENKSPKSRRSSLNIDVKKTMSSFYTNDKSENSSKSHIDQMIENIKLTIAKSIESKIFGPEKSLVRSKNFEVPKIEEIVAPLSAESQKLGIIDDTLVEDNDKPTVSKSEVTASNSSDNSVPKVADTAKEIEKLVMGECELVETHNSESASGETPRIEQQVDEQQQQKPQTSDSPENVETTEDNNETSEKSDTIDQDDFSNEIDKTPEERLAEEESSAEHQREARKSIVTRQSLRIKSSSESILDLDSSGKSSLFEDGDKVKSNPEDSPSEENPSNNIKELNRHSAETIEQATNETTNLQKNNQGENSAEYPSSDFSVEPNVEPKPEEKKDTVDLNISNVPEDSETLESISKEVERLVGDTPPNTVDRTKLETKKQESCKVEENLVEETATCSNAEKNEIEKSETLDPYCTDDRWTNASSSSPNQTETTPRNDADENPENGSTKLHKTNNNPTESEGNAPENADKESPSKEASDCGQESRSDSNKSKNSRNKEEEEQKFAAEENRRVLRARDRLKKAEAKQNSGRGTESVEIKLEPELHQELEELQDFSSEVEEKPNKETENTETGETTIKLEEPEIPARTRRSREVKKRKEEFTTTPQNTLKNKRSRKDVRKSDQQNKEETLLDNEVATINENNCSLVDKYDKVLRGKDNLRGFSEGGRGPVEKLEDASESNRSKSENDIENVKGKSECSSDRLSRERVGSDTLKENENVDGVSDLESKIAKTPETPQKDSDEASTSGESSSSLTIGKIDETPEDKAKKESILRLLGLESLEKAAERLNHQKARKEQYTGTLKTVIRVQKDKDKKRSRSPLKMVLKQGRGDGDGDSPEFYTIQKEFGTSGLGDSSSDEDTEEAPPKDRQSLVIPEKSSSFSIHPGRLCADVCCYCFGKFGSLDTPMHLAQMKSDERRQKILSIEKHLNKDSCLCDACYRHVDRRANTSPTNMQTKPQRQHRQLMVSKCLARDCREPARHHIKRRWLLKVKAVVQHQVDINWELSQHTSMSFCVDHYSKIEPYLTCALCKRRLAKNHTHPLAASEIKELNQRLYGQGIPVHLVAGTFVCKLCRYFTQLQLKYKYLDNMNASHKTFCKTYRIRILHCHDIEVFDGDEDDATAGTSKDKEKRKKAKCNTSKNTSMSKSPDGLNNSASEKSTPEPIPKNSESGNSETDNENRGVAIMPSEEAIGREVQLMDLESTVEKLKKRKALEQLVYTSEPLMSSESRSGSDVVEILAMDKEVTLTRLPKRPRMSNDITPVVQRLGANPSISVRTLFPGEEEMNLHANVEFTNVREITPQGWEKCATMIQYDRDTKLLWQELQRPYGNQSSFLRHLILLEKYYRSGDLVLAPNASRNAINYSTSVQNRLISYEGPEKMDEPIMEPISSEYNSPRRLSGGYVMERDRLSLPGTSTSLLSVSSTKTTGTSSSTTTTSTSVGGSNTPPTSTSASANVSAQNLKLGPQRVLKLTSGVSIIKKPPPSLQRLNLPSGSSSSNGGPTGGNKQRKEPNKIPVTSGGKVFQLSEAEFRRLQNLKKQKQLLTEQQKQSSSPSGGSSSPNPNATISLKPTGLASQYQKAQIAAQTQFQKHLRMQQEMLNRQTRGDFEPLICDVRSLSNENTPTQNLINTLNLPKSIQVTTKPPNPIPILPKIPKSLTVIPQTVSRPLDK, from the exons ATGGCATCCAGGGAGAAAAGACCCTTAGCGCCTTCAAAGACAAAGCAGAAGGCGAACAATGCGGAATCAATCCTGGGCTCGGCGCAGAACAATCGTAAGAGAAACCAGCCGTCGCATaagcagcaacaacaattgGCAAGAGAAATTTTAGAAGTAGTGGCTGGTGGTAGCGAGATATCACCAAGATTGGAAGCTTCGCTGCCTCGCAAACAAGTATTGAGAAGTTTAAGGCGGAAGCAAAAGTTGAGAAACGCCAAGTCCAATTTGATAAATTCAAAGGTGACGAAAAAAGTGCCgattaaaaatataagaaGAATCACagtggacgtgaaaaaaggcGTTAAATTGAAGAGAGTCAAACGTTTGGTCGAGGCTGATCGTCAAGTGAGGAAAAACGACGAGGATCAAGAGGTTGTTGAGAAGGGGCGGGAGGAGGAGGGAAAGCTCGAGggcgaggaggaagaggacaCGGAGAACGAAGCAGGCACAAAGAaaagtaatagaaaaaaagcgaCGAAAGGCTCGGGGCGAGTGAACGAAGAGACTGAAAGCGTAGCTTCGAACGATCGTGAAATCGTAGTCTTCGAAAATCTCGTATCAGCGAGCACGAGGAACAGTCCGAAAAGTgggagaaaattgaaaaacgaggGCCTCGAATCACCCTCGAAAAGTTCAAAGACTCAAAAGAATTTGTTATCGAAGAGAAACGCGAGCAAAGAGCGCGACACTAACGTGAATAAAAACTCTATAAACCCGAAGAGCTCGGGGGGAAGCAGTACGACGTCGCCGGAAACGAAAAATCTTAAGAAATCACCAATTTCGAACAGTTCGGTCGATCTCACGATCGAAGAAGTCGTTGCTTCGATGTTGAGCGACACCGAGAACGAAGATTGCCAAGTGGTCGGCGGAAAATTGACGAGAAGTCGTAAGATGCTCATCGACGAGAAACAATTGTTTACGGAcgttgagataaaaaaagaagttcTGGAGAGCGAAGAAACGCGATCGATAAACGAGGAAGATCGACCGCAAACACCCCATCAAGATTCCCAGACTTCGATACAGCTGAGAAATCGCTCGGGCAATTCCTTCGGTCAGCGTAGCCTGAGAAACGGCAAGTTGCGCCAACTCAGCGATTCCGGAATATCACTCGATACCGAAGTCAACAAAAAACGACGTTGGCCCAACATGGACGAGTCCTCGGCTACCTTGGAGTCCGGGGAAATGAGCGTGGACAACGTTTCCGACGTGACGATCGACGCGGAATCCTCTTTTTCCGAATCAAGTGGACATGACAATCAGAGCGGTGGCAGTTTACCTTCCAACAAGGACGAGACCTCGCCGATAAAGCTGGATTCTCCGAGCGATTTTGATCGCGTTATCGACTCGAGTATGGAACTCGAAAACAATAACAACGGCGAAAGATGTGATAGAATAGGAGGCGTCGAAATAGGCCCGATATTGCGCTCGAAAACGAAAGCTAAAAGTACTGAGATCGAGATTAAAATCGAGGATCCGGAGAACGATGAGTTAAGGCCACTCGGCGGACGGAGTGGGAATATCGGTTTGCCCGGTCAGTTGGAGTCGCCGCGTAAGAGTGGCAGTCTCGATCAATTGCGGAAAGATAATTTGTCCAAAATCACGATTGAGAACAAATCCCCAAAATCACGTCGCAGCAGTCTCAACATCGACGTCAAAAAGACGATGAGCTCGTTTTACACGAATGATAAAAGTGAGAACTCGTCCAAATCACACATCGACCAAATGATCGAGAACATCAAGCTCACCATCGCCAAATCGATCGAGAGTAAAATATTCGGACCTGAAAAAAGTCTCGTACGTAGTAAAAACTTCGAGGTACCGAAAATCGAGGAAATAGTTGCTCCTCTTAGCGCCGAGTCCCAGAAACTTGGTATCATCGACGATACCCTCGTCGAGGATAACGACAAGCCGACCGTTTCGAAGAGCGAGGTCACCGCGTCAAACAGTTCCGATAATTCAGTGCCTAAAGTAGCCGATACTGCCAAAGAGATCGAAAAGCTAGTCATGGGCGAATGCGAGCTCGTCGAGACGCACAACAGCGAATCAGCGAGCGGCGAAACTCCCAGAATCGAGCAACAGGTCGACGAGCAGCAACAACAGAAACCACAAACGAGTGACAGTCCTGAGAACGTCGAAACGACCGAGGATAATAATGAAACGAGTGAAAAGTCTGATACCATCGATCAGGACGATTTCTCCAACGAGATTGACAAAACTCCTGAAGAGAGACTCGCCGAAGAAGAGAGTTCTGCGGAGCATCAACGGGAAGCGAGAAAATCAATCGTAACGAGACAATCATTGCGGATCAAGAGCTCTAGCGAAAGTATTCTTGATCTTGACAGCAGCGGAAAATCGAGTCTCTTCGAAGATGGAGATAAAGTCAAATCTAATCCCGAAGATTCTCCGAGCGAGGAAAATCCAAGTAACAATATAAAAGAACTAAACCGTCACTCGGCTGAAACGATCGAACAAGCGACGAACGAAACTACGAATTTACAGAAAAATAACCAAGGCGAGAACAGTGCTGAATATCCCTCGTCCGATTTCAGCGTTGAACCGAACGTTGAGCCCAAGcctgaagagaaaaaagacacAGTAGATCTTAATATTTCAAATGTTCCCGAGGATTCCGAAACTCTCGAGAGCATATCGAAGGAGGTTGAAAGACTCGTGGGCGATACTCCGCCCAATACCGTAGACAGGACTAAACTCGAGACGAAGAAACAGGAATCGTGCAAGGTTGAGGAAAACCTTGTCGAAGAAACGGCCACGTGTTCCAACGCGGAGAAGAACGAAATTGAAAAGTCAGAAACTCTCGATCCGTACTGCACAGATGATCGGTGGACCAACGCATCCTCGTCGTCGCCGAATCAGACTGAGACAACTCCCAGAAACGATGCCGACGAAAATCCTGAAAACGGATCCACTAAATTGcacaaaacaaacaacaaCCCGACTGAGTCGGAAGGAAATGCACCGGAAAACGCAGACAAAGAATCTCCGAGCAAGGAAGCTTCCGATTGTGGCCAGGAGTCTCGAAGTGATtcgaataaatcgaaaaattcaagaaacaaGGAAGAAGAGGAGCAGAAATTCGCGGCGGAAGAGAATCGCCGAGTTTTGAGAGCTCGCGATAGACTGAAGAAAGCCGAAGCAAAACAAAACAGCGGACGGGGTACGGAAAGCGTTGAAATAAAGCTCGAGCCCGAGCTTCATCAAGAGCTGGAAGAACTGCAAGATTTTTCATCCGAAGTAGAGGAAAAGCCGAATAAAGAAACTGAGAATACTGAAACGGGAGAAACGACGATAAAACTAGAAGAACCAGAAATTCCAGCGCGCACGAGACGAAGTCGCGAGGTTAAGAAACGCAAGGAAGAGTTCACTACAACACCGCAAAATACTCTGAAGAACAAGCGTAGCCGTAAGGACGTAAGGAAATCGGATCAGCAGAACAAAGAGGAGACATTGTTGGATAACGAAGTGGCAACGATAAACGAAAACAATTGTTCCCTCGTTGATAAATACGATAAAGTTCTCAGAGGTAAAGACAATCTTCGTGGATTTTCTGAGGGTGGAAGAGGCCCGGTGGAAAAACTCGAGGATGCTTCGGAAAGTAACCGTAGCAAGTCTGAAAACGACATTGAAAATGTCAAGGGCAAATCCGAATGCAGCAGCGATCGTTTGTCTCGTGAAAGAGTCGGAAGCGACACCTTGAAGGAAAACGAAAATGTCGATGGAGTTTCCGACCTCGAGTCCAAGATCGCTAAAACACCGGAAACTCCTCAAAAAGACTCCGACGAAGCATCCACTTCTGGCGAATCCTCCAGCAGTCTCACAATCggtaaaatcgatgaaactcCCGAAGACAAGGCTAAAAAAGAATCCATCCTACGACTTCTTGGGCTCGAGTCCCTTGAGAAGGCTGCCGAAAGATTGAATCATCAAAAAGCTAGGAAAGAACAGTACACCGGAACTCTCAAAACCGTTATTCGAGTTCAAAAGGACAAGGACAAGAAGAGATCGagatctccgttaaaaatggtGCTGAAACAGGGACGCGGTGATGGCGACGGAGACTCGCCGGAATTTTATACCATTCAGAAGGAG TTTGGGACCAGTGGTTTGGGAGATAGCAGCTCTG ACGAAGACACCGAAGAAGCGCCTCCCAAGGATCGTCAGTCTCTCGTCATACCTGAAAAATCCTCGTCCTTCTCAATTCATCCAGGTCGACTTTGCGCCGACGTTTGTTGCTACTGCTTCGGCAAATTTGGCTCTCTCGATACTCCCATGCATCTCGCTCAAATGAAATCTGACGAGAGACGACAAAAAATACTCAGCATTGAAAAACACCTTAACAAGGACTCTTGCCTTTGCGACGCTTGCTATCGCCACGTTGATCGAAGG GCGAATACCAGTCCTACGAATATGCAGACAAAACCACAGCGTCAGCATCGGCAGTTGATGGTTTCCAAATGTTTGGCTCGAGATTGTCGGGAACCTGCGAGGCATCATATTAAACGACGATGGCTACTAAAAGTCAAAGCTGTTGTTCAACATCAG GTCGACATCAATTGGGAATTGAGTCAACACACGTCGATGTCATTTTGCGTCGATCATTACTCGAAGATCGAACCATATCTGACGTGTGCACTGTGCAAACGTCGTCTCGCAAAAAATCACACGCATCCGCTCGCGGCATCCGAGATCAAGGAGCTGAATCAGCGTCTCTACGGTCAGGGAATACCTGTTCATCTCGTGGCTGGTACTTTTGTCTGCAAACTGTGTCGATACTTTACCCAGCTTCAACTCAAATACAAGTACCTCGACAACATGAACGCGAGCCACAAGACTTTCTGCAAGACTTATCGGATCAG AATCTTACACTGTCACGACATCGAGGTATTCGATGGGGACGAGGATGATGCGACAGCGGGTACGTCGAAGGACAAGGAAAAGCGTAAGAAGGCAAAATGCAATACGAGTAAGAACACAAGCATGTCTAAATCACCGGACGGTTTGAACAATTCGGCGTCGGAGAAATCGACACCGGAGCCAATACcgaaaaattcggaaagtGGGAATTCGGAGACGGATAATGAGAATCGAGGTGTAGCAATAATGCCGAGCGAAGAGGCGATAGGCAGGGAAGTACAGTTGATGGATCTCGAGAGTACGGTggaaaagttgaagaaaagaaaagctcTGGAACAATTGGTTTATACGAGCGAGCCATTGATGTCATCGGAGTCTCGCAGTGGGAGCGACGTGGTAGAGATATTGGCGATGGACAAGGAGGTGACGTTGACGAGGTTGCCTAAAAGGCCGCGAATGAGCAACGACATAACGCCGGTAGTTCAGAGACTCGGTGCGAATCCTTCGATAAGCGTGCGCACATTGTTCCCCGGTGAGGAAGAGATGAATCTTCATGCAAACGTGGAATTCACGAATGTGCGCGAGATAACGCCACAGGGTTGGGAGAAGTGCGCGACGATGATACAATATGATCGTGACACGAAACTTCTCTGGCAGGAGTTACAGAGGCCTTACGGCAATCAAAGTTCCTTCCTGCGACATTTGATACTTCTCGAAAAGTATTATAGATCGGGTGACCTCGTATTAGCGCCGAACGCCTCGCGAAACGCAATAAATTATTCGACATCGGTTCAAAATCGTTTGATATCGTACGAGGGGCCTGAAAAAATGGACGAGCCCATAATGGAGCCGATATCCTCGGAGTACAACAGTCCAAGGCGTTTGAGCGGTGGTTATgtgatggagagagacagactTTCGTTGCCCGGGACGAGTACGTCATTGTTGAGCGTATCATCGACGAAAACAACGGGGACGTCATCGTCAACGACGACAACGAGTACGAGCGTGGGTGGTAGTAATACGCCACCGACAAGTACGAGCGCGAGCGCAAATGTTTCCGCTCAAAACCTCAAGCTCGGTCCGCAACGCGTGTTAAAACTCACATCGGGAGTTTCGATAATAAAGAAACCACCCCCGAGTTTACAGCGGTTGAATTTACCTTCAGGTAGTTCGTCGAGCAACGGGGGGCCTACGGGAGGGAACAAGCAGCGCAAGGAACCAAACAAAATACCCGTTACTTCCGGTGGCAAAGTCTTTCAATTGAGCGAGGCGGAATTTCGTCGTttgcaaaatttgaaaaagcaaaaacAATTGTTGACTGAGCAGCAGAAACAATCGTCGAGTCCGAGCGGTGGTTCTTCCTCGCCGAATCCTAATGCAACGATTAGTCTCAAACCGACCGGCCTTGCGTCACAGTACCAAAAGGCACAAATCGCCGCACAAACTCAATTCCAGAAACACTTGAGAATGCAACAAGAGATGCTCAACCGTCAGACGCGCGGTGATTTCGAGCCGCTCATATGTGACGTGCGTTCCTTATCAAACGAGAACACACCCACTCAAAATCTCATAAACACCCTTAATCTCCCGAAATCGATACAGGTTACGACCAAACCTCCAAACCCAATTCCAATATTgccaaaaattccaaaatctcTTACCGTTATACCGCAAACGGTATCGAGACCGTTGGACAAGTGA